The Methanoculleus sp. SDB sequence TCAAACCGAAAACCACATTGTGGATAAAATCTCTTTTTGATTCATATTGACAACCGGAATGGAAATGCATCAATAATAATCGTTTTATAGTTAAAAGAAAAATAATTTATTGTATTTTAGGTGATACTGGGATGAAATCAGAAAAAGTACTGTATTTTACCGATCAAGAGGAAGAATTTGCACAGCTCCTGGTTGATATCGGACTCAAGCGTAATGTTGCGAAGGTCCTTGTCTACCTGGCGAATACACCTGAGGCAACATCCCGTGATATTGAACGCGGTACCGATCTCCGCCAGCCCGAGGTCAGTATTGCCATGCGGTCACTGAAAGAAAACGTCTGGATTGAAAGCAGGGAAAGCAAGGCGGAAAGCAAAGGAAGGCCGGTGAAGATCTACTGCCTTGCACGTTCAATCGAAGAAATTATGGACACTATCGAGCAAAACAAGCGAAAAGAAGTACAAAGCCAGCTCGATCTGTTCCAGAAGGCGAAGCAGTATATATCAGCCTGAGAGGAGTCTGACTCCCCCGGGTTCGCCAACCACCACAATTGTTTTGGACTGAAATTCTGAGAAAAGTCCGCATCCGAGAACACCGGCGAGGTTATTGATGCATGCCTCCAGCGCAGCGGGTTTTTGAATGGCCCCGAATGAGCAGTCGAGGATCCAGTTGCCATTATCCGTTACCACCGGACCATCCTTTTTCACACCCTCGCGAAGTACGCACTTCCCGCCCATATCCCCGATTCGTGCGCTGACAATCGAAGCGGCGAACGGGATCACTTCCACCGGCACTGGCGCGGAGAGCACGTCGGTCAGCTTACCGCCGTCAACCACGATGACCAGTTTCCGGGCGGCTTCCGCCACCACACGCTCCCGCACGTGCGCTGCGCCGCGCCCCTTGATAAGCTGCAGAGCGGGATCAACCTGATCCGCACCGTCAATGGCAATATCAATTTCAGGCGTATCGGAAAGGGTCGTCAGGGGAATGCCGTATGCACGGGCCCGGAGCGATGCCTGTTCCGAGGTGGGAATGCCGCGAATGGACAGCCCCCCTGAAATACGCTCGGACAACCGTTCCATTGCAAAAAATACCGTGGATCCGGTCCCGAGGCCGACCGTCATCCCTTCCTCCACCAGATCGGCGGCATAATAGCCGGCATGCTGCTTTGCCTGCTGCTCTTCATTCATCATACAATCACCTGCACCGTCGCATCCCGGGTATCAGAGGCCGCAGACGGGATGGTCCGTAGCGGCCTCCGGGGATATACACCATTGGCGCCACAGGTTGATGAGTGTTTCATCCCCGTCCTCCCGTCGGTATGCATAAAAGCGCTCACCGGTCCGTTTCACAGCGATCCGTCTCGCGGACACGGAAAATGCGGGGGAGATTTTTAAAGTACCGCCAGTGCAGGAGGAGGTGAAGAATGAGGAAAACGACAAAGATCAGGCTTGAATAATCATGAATGTCAATCCACCCGGACCGGGTCACCCCGAGGACACTTTCGGCATACAACAGGTTCCGCCCCCCCTGATATCCGCCTGCAGGCAGGAGGAGAAAGAGGACCAGTCCGGAAACGGTCGAGGGGATGAAAGCGACAAGGGCACAGATATCGACAACGGCGTTTTGTTTCGCTCTGCTGATCATATGCTCCTCTGTATGGCGTTTCCCTAAAAAAGGTAATTCACCCGTGATCGTCGCGAAAGATGTCCGAGAGCGAATCCATGCCGCGGAATGCCGTGCAGTCGAGGGTGATGGGTGTGACGGATACATTCCCTTTTCTGATCGCATGCACGTCGGTGCCCTCCCCGGCATCCTCATAGAGCGGCCCGTCGATCCAGTAGTACGTTCTCCCCCTCGGATCCAGCCGCCGTTCAACACCCGTGTGGAACAATTTTTCGGCAAGGCGGGTAATTTCAAATCCGCCGGTAAGCCGGGAGGGGACGTTGACATTAATGACATCGGTATGCGGGGGAAATCCGCGCTTTAGCAGGCGTTTCGTTACTGTCCGAACCACAGTCACCGCCTCGTCGAAACTATGTTCGAAAAAGCGGGGATCATCGAACTTGTCACCCTGGTCCTCAACCTGCAGGGAAAAGGCAATGGCGGGGGTTCCCTGGTTGGATGCTTCGAGGGCCGCTCCGATCGTCCCGGAGGTCATGACCGATTCATAACTCAGGTTCTCTCCGATGTTGATCCCGCTGACGACGAGATCGGGAGCCAGATCGAGGCCATAGAGGCCGATGATAACCGCGTCGGTGGGTTTTCCGCCGATCGAGTAGACTTCCATACCCTCAATGGTCACTTTATTTGCGCGGATCGGTTCGAAAATTGAAATGGAGCGTCCGACCGCACTCTGCTGTGACGAAGGAGCGACAACCGTCACATCGGCGATGGGGGAAAGAGCACGGTGGGCAGCCCATAATCCGGCGGAGGTTATCCCGTCGTCATTGGTAAGCAGAATCTTTGGCTTCATTTTAACTCTGTAAAGGGCGTTGTGTCACAATAATTGATCGATCGTCATGCTCTTCTGGTCGGGGGGAAAACCTGATCTGCAATGAAAGTTCTGCTTGCAGAATATACGGTATATCATGATCCCCTTCTCGCCCCCGAGGGAGAGACGATGCTCAGGGTTCTCTCCGGGAGTTTTGAGCGGTGCGGCTACGAAGTCGTCACCCCCGAAGGACAGGACTTCGAAAGGGAGTTACGGCGCCTTGCCGCGATATGCGATATGGGGCTCGTGATCGCACCCGACCACCTCCTTGCCCGCTACACCAGAATCGTTGAGGAAGGGACGCATAACCTCGGGTGCGGCAGTATGAACGCGGCGCTATGCGCCAACAAACAGAGGACTGCCGCTGTACTGGCGGCTCACGGAATCGCCGTTCCCGCAGAGCGGACCGACGGAATGAAGGTCATCAAAGAGATCCGGGGCTGTGGCACGCAGAACATACGCCTCTCCGATGCCCGGCCGGGCCCCGGTGAATTCGGCCAGGATTATGTCAACGGGGAGCATTTGAGCGTAAGCCTCATCGGCAGCCGTGTTGTCGGGGAGAGTTGCCTGTATTTCACCGGAAAAGAGATGCTGCCGCTTGCCCTCAACCGCCAGCACATCAGCATCGAGGACGGCGTGTTTCATTATCGGGGGGGCGAGACCCCGGCAGACCACCCCCGAAAAGACGAAATCATCAGAACTGCCGCGAGCGCGGCAACAGTTCTCGGGTGCCAGGGCTATGTCGGTGTCGATGTCATTGTCGGAGACCGGGTGTACGTCGTCGACGTCAATCCCCGCATCACGACAAGCATTGCCGGCATCGACGTGGTAATGGAAGAGGAGATTGCCGACCTCATCGTCAGCGCATCGCGCGGCAAAGGGCCGGATTCCGTTCATCTGTCGGGACACGCGTCCTTTGACACGCACGGCCGGGTGGTGCAGGCGTGATAGGCATCGATGTCGGCGGGGCGAACCTGAAAATCGTAGATGAAGACAAAGTCCGCATCCACTACTGCCCGCTCTGGAAGGATTCCCCGCTCGGAGCTTTACTTGAAGAGTATGCCGGCAAGGAGGCGGCGGTTGTCATGAGCGGTGAGCTGGCGGACTGTTTTTCCTCCCGAATGGAAGGCATCTCCTTCATCGTCGACGCAGTCCGGAAAGCTGTGCCCGGGGCTGTCTTTTACGGAATGGACGGGGAGTTTCACGAACATGCGGTACCGGAACTTGCAGCGGCAAACTGGCTTGCTTCCGCCGATTTTCTCCGTGAGGCTCATCCACGGGCGGTTCTCGTCGACATGGGAAGCACGACGACCGACATCATTCCGCTTTCCCCGTTCTCCCGCCTGCTCGGGCTGACCGACCTCGCGAGGCTGCAGAAGGGATACCTCGTGTACACCGGGCTTCTGAGGACGAATGTTGCGGCAATCCTTCAGAGCGTCACCATCGACGGCACTCCGACTCCGGTGGCCAGCGAATTTTTCGCCCAGAGCGCGGATGCGCACCGTGTACTCGGCACTATTTCCGCTTCGGAGTACTGCGTCCCGACCCCGGACGGCGCAGACACGTCACCGGAAGCATCACTGCGACGCCTCGCACGGGTAGTATGTGCCGATCCCGAAGAACTCGGCGAGCAGGGAGCATATGCGATAGCAAAACAGGTATGGGAGGCGCAGCGCTCCGTTCTCCAGAGACGCATCGGGGCTGCCGTACATGAGTCGGGGGCGGATGAGGTCCTTGCGGCAGGCATCGGATCGAAGCTCCTCACCGGTCTGTGCGGCGTACGCGAATTACCGGGCGTTATCGGATGCGCCTCAGATGCACTGCCCGCTTACGCCGTCCGGGAGGTGTACCGACGAATAACCGGACGCTGACGCTGCTCCTCCTCGGAGGATCATGTGTTCTGACGGTTGTGCTGTTTTTCGCGGGATTTCCTTTTTTCTTTATCTTTCTCGTGATACCGTTTTTCCCGCTCCTGAGAGAGCCCCAGAAGCGAAAGCAGTGCCCCGCCTGCGGGTGGGAGACGCCCGGTCCGGAACGTTTCTGCCCGCACTGCGGGAC is a genomic window containing:
- a CDS encoding ArsR family transcriptional regulator; the protein is MKSEKVLYFTDQEEEFAQLLVDIGLKRNVAKVLVYLANTPEATSRDIERGTDLRQPEVSIAMRSLKENVWIESRESKAESKGRPVKIYCLARSIEEIMDTIEQNKRKEVQSQLDLFQKAKQYISA
- a CDS encoding ribose 5-phosphate isomerase, whose translation is MNEEQQAKQHAGYYAADLVEEGMTVGLGTGSTVFFAMERLSERISGGLSIRGIPTSEQASLRARAYGIPLTTLSDTPEIDIAIDGADQVDPALQLIKGRGAAHVRERVVAEAARKLVIVVDGGKLTDVLSAPVPVEVIPFAASIVSARIGDMGGKCVLREGVKKDGPVVTDNGNWILDCSFGAIQKPAALEACINNLAGVLGCGLFSEFQSKTIVVVGEPGGVRLLSG
- a CDS encoding stationary phase survival protein SurE, producing the protein MKPKILLTNDDGITSAGLWAAHRALSPIADVTVVAPSSQQSAVGRSISIFEPIRANKVTIEGMEVYSIGGKPTDAVIIGLYGLDLAPDLVVSGINIGENLSYESVMTSGTIGAALEASNQGTPAIAFSLQVEDQGDKFDDPRFFEHSFDEAVTVVRTVTKRLLKRGFPPHTDVINVNVPSRLTGGFEITRLAEKLFHTGVERRLDPRGRTYYWIDGPLYEDAGEGTDVHAIRKGNVSVTPITLDCTAFRGMDSLSDIFRDDHG
- a CDS encoding ATP-utilizing enzyme (ATP-grasp superfamily); the encoded protein is MKVLLAEYTVYHDPLLAPEGETMLRVLSGSFERCGYEVVTPEGQDFERELRRLAAICDMGLVIAPDHLLARYTRIVEEGTHNLGCGSMNAALCANKQRTAAVLAAHGIAVPAERTDGMKVIKEIRGCGTQNIRLSDARPGPGEFGQDYVNGEHLSVSLIGSRVVGESCLYFTGKEMLPLALNRQHISIEDGVFHYRGGETPADHPRKDEIIRTAASAATVLGCQGYVGVDVIVGDRVYVVDVNPRITTSIAGIDVVMEEEIADLIVSASRGKGPDSVHLSGHASFDTHGRVVQA
- a CDS encoding H4MPT-linked C1 transfer pathway protein, whose translation is MIGIDVGGANLKIVDEDKVRIHYCPLWKDSPLGALLEEYAGKEAAVVMSGELADCFSSRMEGISFIVDAVRKAVPGAVFYGMDGEFHEHAVPELAAANWLASADFLREAHPRAVLVDMGSTTTDIIPLSPFSRLLGLTDLARLQKGYLVYTGLLRTNVAAILQSVTIDGTPTPVASEFFAQSADAHRVLGTISASEYCVPTPDGADTSPEASLRRLARVVCADPEELGEQGAYAIAKQVWEAQRSVLQRRIGAAVHESGADEVLAAGIGSKLLTGLCGVRELPGVIGCASDALPAYAVREVYRRITGR